From the Paenibacillus tianjinensis genome, the window TGGCGGTCCTGCACCGGCGTCGGCTGATAGCCATGACTCTGCACGGTCCGGCCCCACTGGAGCTGTTCGGCATCATCCTTGGCACGCCACGCGATATGATGCACCGTACCTGTTCCTCCGCCGCCCTGAGGCACCGGCGCTGCTTTCAGGTCAATAATATTGCCAAGATCGCCTGTAGAGCGGTAACGGATGTAACCGTCGCCTTCGGCAATCTGCTCAAGGCCTAGCGTACGGGTCAGTGTATCCGCCGTTTTGCCAGGGTCTGTGCTGTACAGGACTGCGCCGCCAAAGCCTTTAATTGCGTGCTCAGCGGGTACTCCCCCGAAGGACCAGGTGCTGAGCGGGCCGGCTTCGCGTTCCACCAGCTCGATCCGCAGGCCGTCATAATCAGCGAAGGACAGGTAGGACTCCGAAATCCGGGTTACTTTGGTCACCGGAATCTGGTAGGCAGCCAGCCGCTGCTCCCAGAATCCCAGAGATCCGGCCGGCACAGCGTAGGTAGTTACCCCAACCTGACCGCCGCCGATTCTGCCTTTACGCCCGGTTACCCAAGGGAAGAAGGTGATGATCGTACCGGGAGCACCCTGCTCATTCCCGAAATAGAGATGGTAGACCTCCGGAGCGTCAAAGTTAATCGTCTTTTTGACCAGTCTCAGCCCGAGAATCCCGGCATAGAAATCGGCGTTGCGCTGCGCATCCTTAACAAAAGCGGTAATATGGTGAATTCCTGCAGTTTGAAGAGTCATGTTATCCATCTCCTTAAAAGTTTTGTGAGCATGAGCTTCCTTGTGGTACGTCGGCAAAACTGGCTTCGGAAGCATATGCTTAAGTTTTGTGAGCATGAACATCCTTGTGGTACGTCGGCAAAACTACTTAGTTAAAGAACAATGCATCCAGCGAAATCGCTCCCGGACCGGTCAGCGCCACTGCGACTGCTACTACAAGTACTGTCAGCGGGAACTCTATCCCGTTAGCTGTTGACCAGAAGCCGTTAGGAGCATGAACCTTGATAATCGCGCCCAGCATCGTTGCCGCAATCAGCACAGCTGCCACCGGTGTCAGCAGGCCGGCTGTAAACAGTACGCCTCCGACCAGCTCCATTAGTCCCGCCATTACCGCCATCGCTACCCCTGGCTTAATTCCGACAGATTCCATCCAGCCGCCGGTTCCCTTCGGCCCGTAACCTCCAAACCAGCCAAACAGCTTCTGCGCCCCATGTCCAATAAAAGCAACCCCGATTACAAGTCTCAATAACAATAATCCTACACTTACCATAATAAACACTCTCCATTCTCTTTGATTTAATTATCTTAACCTTAAGATATATGTTAAAAATTTTTTGACTACCCTAATCTGCAAACCGCTTCGCGGCTTGGCAAAAGCAAATGCGGAACCGTCAGGGACACTTGCATCCCGGCATTGCCGGTTCTACACGCCTTTGCCAAGCTTCTTCAGCAGCCCAATCGCCTGTTCCTTCTCTTCCTGATTCAGTCCGCCCATCAGACCATGAATGGAAGCCACATGGCGGGGGAAAATGTCATCGAACAGCTCGCGTCCCGCTTCCGTAATCTCGGCATAAGTCACGCGGCGGTCCTCATCGCATGGCACACGCTTCAGCAGTCCCCGCTTTTCCAGCTTATCGATGTTATAAGTGATGCTGCCGCTGGTGACGAGAATCTTCTCCCCGATCTGCTGCAGCGGAATTCTTGTTCTATGGTAAAGTACTTCCAGCACCATGAATTCGGCCGATGCCAGCCCGTGACTCTTCATATCCTTAACCGCATGATCCATCAAGCTTTTGTAAGCCTTGGATAGAACCACGAACAGTTTCAATGATGAAGCCTGCTCCTCATCCGAGCTGCCTGTCGTTTTGCTTATGAGTTCATTGTAGTCGCTCATCATGTACACCTCCTTCAACTGTGCCGTCTGCCACCTCTGAGGATTGCCGAAGCACTTATCTTTAAGTTAATTATCTTTAAGTTAAGATAAATATACGTCATCTATTCTCTATTGTCAACAGTTAATCTAAAAATAATCCCGCGCGGTTTGACCTCACTTTCAAAACGGCGTATCCTTTTTGTTGCGGCGACCTGTCTAGGAGGCAGACGGCACATCCTTGTTAGTGAAGCTGAAGCTGTACAGCTGTCCTCGTGGACGGGTGCATTTAACTGTATTCCGTGCAATTATATACGGTAGAATCCCCCGTTCCTGAAATTTAAATGTATTCTATACAACTAAAATGGCTGAGCCAGCGTTTTTCAGTGCAAACCTGGATTTTTAGTTGTACGAAATGCAGCTATCTCCCCCATACTCTGACAAGACAGATGATAACTGTACAGAATACAGTTAGTTACCAGTCATTGCGGATTATTGCAAAGATGCCATTCTGGCACCTGCAGTCATTTCACATGAAGCAGCCTGGCAGCTGGTCAACAGCTGAACCGGGTGATGGCCGATTACATTTATAACTACTTATCACATCGTTACTTATATAGAAGGAGGCTCATTATGGAAGGGAAGATTGATCCACATCCGGAGGCTGCCGCGGGCTTTGCTGCGGCGGGAGAAAACCATGCGCCGCGCGTGCTGATCGTGACGGCAGTCGCGGCCGAGCGCGAAGCCGTCCTGCGCGGCCTGGGAGGCAGCAGCAGGTTCGAGGTGCTCGCTGCGGGCGCAGGCACCGCAGCCGCTGCGGCGGGTACCGCCGCTGCTCTGGCAGCCGGCCCGTACGGCTGCGTCATTAGCGCCGGGATCGGCGGCGGCTTCCCCGGGCTGGCGCCCGTAGGCTCGCTGGCCGTTGCCAGCGAGATGATCGCCGCCGACCTGGGGGCCGAGACGCCGGAGGGCTTTCGCAGCGCTGCCGAGCTCGGCTTCGGCAGCGTATCCGTGCCGGCAGACAGCGGCACGGCTGAGGCCCTTGCGGCCGCGCTGGCTGCGGCCGGGCTTGTCGTCAGCACAGGCCCTGTGCTGACGGTGTCGACGGCGACCGGCACCGCCGGGACGGCCGCCGCCCTGGCCGCGCGGCATCCCGGTGCCGTCGCGGAGGCGATGGAAGGCCACGGGGTTGCCGTGGCCGCCCATCGCTTCGGGATCGCGGCGCTCGAGCTGCGCGCGATCTCGAACCCGGTCGGCCCGCGCGACCGGGCCGCGTGGAAGATCCCTGAAGCGCTCGATGCGCTAGCGGCAGCGGCCGCTATACTACTGGAGGTGCTGTAATGACAACAGAACTCAATATTGCTTTTTCCCCTTGTCCCAATGATACCTTTGTCTTTCATGCCTGGGCCCACGGGCTGGTAGAGGGCGCGCCCAAGCTGAATGTGACCTTTGCCGATATTGACATCACCAATGGACTGGCCGCTGACGGCGCCGGACCGGAAGTACTCAAAATCTCCTACGCCGCACTCCCCTGGGTGCTGGAACGATACAAGCTGCTGCCTTGCGGCGGCGCGCTTGGCCGGGGCTGCGGCCCACTGGTCCTGACCCGCAAAGGCCCGGGCGCGATCAAGCGCCCGGAGGAGCTGTCCGGCCGCCGGATTGCCGTACCGAGCGAGCGCTCCACCGCGTATTTGCTGTTCCGCCTATGGGCGGCCCAGCAGGTGCCGGACGGCCCTGCTGAGATTGTGGTCATGCCGTTCGATGAGATTATGCCAGCCGTACGCGACGGCCAAATCGATGCCGGCCTGGTTATTCACGAAGCACGCTTCACCTATCCTTCCTATGGCCTGAACCTGCTGACAGATCTGGGCAGCTGGTGGGAGAGCGATACGGGCCTGCCCATCCCGCTCGGGGCGATCATCGCCCGCCGCGACTTGGATCACGAATCTATTGCCGGCTGGATCCGCAGCTCCCTGCAATATGCGTGGGATCACCCCACCGATTCCAGAGAGTATGTGCTGGATCATGCCCAGGAGCTGTCGCCGGAGGTCGCCAAATCGCATATTGATCTTTACGTGAATGAGTTTTCGATGAATCTTGGGGACGACGGCTACGCCGCCATCTCAGCGCTGCTGAACCGCGCGGCCGCCGAAGGGCTTGTGCCTGCCGTTGATCCTTCGCAGCTGCGCTAAGATACCCGTAGAGTTCCCTATCCGCCAGGTTGAGGCTTAATTATCAATGATGGGAGAGGATTCTGTGATTCCTGCAGGCAACAGCAAGCAGAATATTGACCGGTTCTTGGGATATCAGGACCAATACGACCGTTACCGCCCGGAGGCGCCGCCGATGGTTACCAGTCTGCTGAGCAATTATTTGGGCGGACGGCCTTCCGTGGTTGCCGATATCGGCTGCGGCACGGGATTGTCCACGTTTCTATGGAAGAATACCGCCGATTCTGTAATTGGTATTGAACCTAATCCCGACATGCTGAGTAAAGCGGTCGAGAAGCTCAAGCAGGAGGATGAGGCGCAATCACTGTCCTTCATCCAGGGCTATTCCAATCAGCTTCCGCTCGATTCCGGCAGTGTTGATATCATTACCTGCTCCCAGTCCTTCCATTGGATGGAGCCGCAGAGCACCTTGCAGGAGATTGCCCGCTGCCTGCGGCCAGGGGGCGTATTCGCCGCTTACGATTGCGACTGGCCGCTGATGCTTCAGGCAGATATTGAAACCAGGTATAACCTTCTGATTACGGCCGCCGATAATCTGCTGGCTGAACTGCAGCCCGAATCCCAGCGGGCGCATAAATGGGATAAGGAGGGCCACCTGGCCCGGATTCAGGCCAGCGGCCATTTCAAGTTCACGCGGGAAATCGTATTCCATAATACCGAAACCTGCGACGCCGGGCGGTACGTAGGGCTTATGCTCAGCCAAGGCGGCATTCAAACGGTACTGAAAACCGGATCCACTGCTCTGGACACGGACCTAGCTGAGTTCTCTGCTGCGGTAGAGGCCTACTTCGATGGCCGGACACTGCCGGTTCTGGTCAGCTACCGGATGAGGATCGGGATTAAGTAACTGTCTGACTGAGCAGTTTAGGGGTTAGGCGATTTGCCTGTTCACCCGCACAAGTTTATCTTATACTTATTGCAACGAGACGAAGAACGTCTCGGCTGCCCTCTTTGAGGGAAGCCGGGACGTTTTCTATTTTAAGGGGGAGTGTGCGTGTTTATGTCATTTGAAAACGCACATCAGCAATTTATTGCAGGTCATCTTGCAGGAAGACCGCCCGGAGAACGGCGGGGGCGGCTGGAAAGAGGACATCAGCATGCGGAGGTGCTGTTCTTGCGCAATGTCTGGTGGCCGCTCCGGGGTGATTTCACCAAACTTCACCCTGAATATGAGGTGATGGACTGGCGCGGCAGATCCTATTTTGCCGACTTTGCCTGGCTTCCGGGCCACATCCGACTGCTTATTGAGATTAAGGGCTACGCCTCCCACGTCCGTGATATGGACCGGCATAAATTCTGCAGTGAGCTGAACCCCGAAACCTTTCTGCAGGCGATGGGATACCGCGTTGTCTCTTTTGCCTATGACGATGTTGAGCAGCGCCCCGAACTTTGTATAAGTTTACTTCGACTGATTATGGGCAGATATCAGGCTGCCGAGGCTCCTGTATCACGGCTGCAGCTTATGGAGCAGGAGGTCATCCGTCTGGCCATCCAGCTTACCGGGACTGTCCGGCCTCAAGATGTTAAAGAGCACTTCGGCATTGACTACAAAACAGCAGTCCGCACGCTCCGTAGTCTGTCTGATAAGGGCTGGCTGGTCCCCTCCTGCCGGGGCAACCAAGAAAGAGTCGTCCGGTATGAACTGGCACATGGGGTGCTGGATTATTTCAGTTAGGTAGCTTCTCAAGAATAACGTCACACTTGCTGTGGCTGTTTGCTCTGGCTATTTAAGAATTGTATTTTTTCCTCATGCCAGTAAGCAGCTAAGTGGAAAAAGGCAACCTATTTGGCTCCATATAGCGATTTTTGAATGATTAGTTGGAAAAAAGCAATTTAGTTTGTCCCGTTCACCCCAATTCTCCTGGTGATGGCTAGATGAAGTGGACTTTTTCCAACTAGCCTCCCGTTAAGCCCGATTGATGATCATTTAACTGGAGAAATTCCTACTAATTATACTGAGCCGGGAGGTCATTGAACCAGATGCACCAGACGCACTAGCATCAGAAGAACCAGACACATCAGAGTCACCGGTAGCACCAGACACACCACCGTATAAAAAACCAACAAACTAACGTGCATGCAAACACATCATCACTATTCATCAGCCTGACATGAGCTACAAATCGTCTGAGGACACACCAGCCCCGCCTCTATCCAAAAAACAAGCGCCCAACCGCGATAACTCCGCGATTGGGCGCTTGTCCGTCCACCATATAGCCTGCTTATTTCTTGTTCATTTTAAACTTCAGGAACAGCTCGTTGTAATGGGCGAGCATCCGCTTGCCGAGGTTGTCATACACCTCTAGGCGGTCGGTAATCGCCGCAGGCGGGTAGAAACGTTCATCGCCGGAAATATCTTCGGGCAGCAGCGCAAGGGCGGGAACGTTAGGGGTGGAATACCCTACGTATTCGGCATTCTGTGCTGCGACCTCTGGTCGGAGCATGAAGTCGATGAACTTGTGTGCACCCTCCACATTGGCTGCCGTCTTGGGGATGACCATGTTGTCGAACCACTTGTTCGAGCCTTCCTCCGGCACTACATAGTCAAGCTTGTCGTTCTCATCCATAATCTCTGAAGCATCGCCGGACCAGACGATCCCGACGGCTGCTTCTTCATTAGCCAGCAGCATCTTGATCTCGTCACCGACAATCGCCTTCACGTTAGGCGAGAGCTTGTTCAGCTTGGACAGTGCCTCCTGCAGATGCTCTTCATTGGTATCATTAACCGAATAGTGCAGGCTGTTCAGTGCCATGCCCATGACCTCGCGGGCTCCGTCGACCAGGAAGATATTATTGTTCAATCTCTTGTCCCAGAGGGAATCCCAGCTGCTGAAATCAATGTCTCCAGTCATCTCAGGATTGTAGATAATCCCTACCGTTCCCCAGAAGTAAGGCACCGAATACTTGTTGCCCGGATCAAAGGAAAGGTCCATGAATCTGGAGTCGATATTAGCCAGATTCGGAATTTTGCTGTGATCCAGCGGCAGCAGCAGGTTCTCCTCCCGCATCTTGGCGATGGCATAGTCGGAAGGAACCACGACATCAAAGACCGTTCCGCCCTGCTCCACCTTGGTCAGCATCGCTTCATTCGAATCAAAGGTCTGGTAGATAACTGTAATTCCGGTCTCCTTCTCGAACTGCTCCAGGAGATCAGGATCAATGTAGTCGCCCCAGTTATAAATCGTCAGCGTATTGCCGCCCGTATATCCTTCTGCCGAGTTCAGCCTGGAGCCGAGGAACATCAGGCCGAAAGCAACGAGCAGAATCGCCAGAAACGCATTGACCAGCTGTTTCATCTAGGCACCCCCGCTTCTGCAACCGGCTCCGCTATTATGGCGGACGGCTTATTCTTCTGCTGGTTCAGGAAGTAATAGCCGATAACAAGCAGGATCGTAAAGAGGAAGATCAGTGTCGAGAGCGCATTGATCGACAGTGATACCCCTTGCCGCGCCCGGGAATAAATCTCCACCGAGAGTGTGGAATAGCCGTTGCCGGTCACGAAGAACGTCACCGCGAAATCATCCAGCGAATAGGTCAGCGCCATGAAGAAACCGCTGAAGATCCCGGGCTTGATAATCGGCAGAATCACTTTGGTCAGGACATTCAGCCTGCTGGCCCCAAGGTCACGGGCGGCATCAGTCAGCGTGGGGCTCATCTCCTGAAGATGCGGCAGAATCATCAGCACGGCAATCGGCACGCTGAACGCCACATGCGAGAGCAGCACGGAGGTGAAGCCAAGCTTGATGCCGGCAATGGTGAACAGGATCAGAAAGGAAGCCCCGATAATAACGTCTGGACTGACGATAAGCACATTGTTCAGCGAGAGCAGTGCGTTCTTCGACCGGCGGCTGCGGCTGCGCTGGATGGCAAGTGCACCAATGACCGCCAGTAGCGTGGCAATTGCCGAAGACAGGAGCGCGATCACCAGCGTGTTGATCACAATAATGATCAGGCGCGTATCCTGCAGCACTTCCCGGTAATAATCGAGCGTGAAGCCCTCGAATTTATGCATCGTACCGCCGCTGTTGAACGAATAGTACATCAGATAGAAAATCGGCGCGTACAGTACGACAAACACCAGCACCAGGTACAGGTTAGCAATCCCGTTTTTATTTTTCATGCCGCACCCCTTTCCGCGAGCTGCCCGTAAGGATCATGAACAGCGCCATGATGGCGATCAGGAAGACGGCAACCGTCGAGCCCATGCCCCAGTCCTGCGTAACCAGGAAGTGCTGTTCAATCGCGGTGCCCAGCGTAATCACCCGGTTGCCGGCGATCAGACGCGTAATCATAAACAGCGACAGCGCCGGGATGAATACAGCCATGCAGCCGGAGCGTACCCCGGAGACCGTCAGCGGAAAAATAACCCGCCGGAACGTCGTCCACCCGGAAGCGCCCAAATCGCGCGCGGCATCCACAAGAGACAGGTTCAGCTCTTCCAGAGCGCTGAAGATCGGCAGAATCATGAACGGAATAAATATATACACCGATACAAACACAAAGCTGAAACCGGTAAAGAGAATTTGCTGCTCCCCGAGCCCCAGGAGGTCGAAGAAGCTGTTCACCGGCCCGAAGGTGCCGAAGATCCCGATAAACGCATACGTCTTCAGCAGCAGATTGATCCAGGTCGGCAGAATAATCAGCAGCAGCCACAGCTGCTTATGCTTCGTGCGGGTCAGCAGATAAGCGGCCGGATACGCGACAAGCAGCGAAAACAGCGTGATCAGGAACGCATACCAGAAGGAGTTCAGCATCATTCTCATATATACCGGCGTAAAGAAATTCACGTAATTATCCAGTGTCAGATGCCCGTCCAGGTCAAACAGGGAGTAGTAAATAACCAGCAGCACGGGTGCAATTACAAACAGGGCGATCCATAAATAATAAGGGATGAGATAGTACGACCGGCCCTTATTGTTCATGGCTCTCCACCTCGCCGTAAGCTTCCAGACGTCTGTCGAATTCTTCCTCCGTTTCACCGAAACGCATAACATGAATCGCTTCCGGATCAAAATAGAGCCCGATCTGGCTGCCCACCTCAGCCTTGCGTGTAGAGTGCACCAGCCACTCATGGCCGGATTCATCGTAGCAGCTGATCTCATAATGTACTCCCCGGAACAGCTGGGAATCGACGCGCACCTTCAGCTTTCCCTGCTCCAGTGTTGCGATTTCCAGATCCTCCGGACGGATCACAATTTCAACCGATTCATTCGGCTTAAGCCCTGCATCCACGCATTCAAAACGTTGGCCGCCCCATTCCACCAGATAATCCTCGATCATAACACCGGGTACGATATTCGACTCTCCGATGAAATCGGCGACGAAACGGTTGATCGGCTCATCATAAATATCGTTCGGTGTGCCGCTCTGCTCGATCTTCCCTTTGTTCATGACAAAGATCCAGTCGGACATCGCCAGCGCTTCCTCCTGGTCATGGGTAACGAAAATGAACGTGATGCCAAGCCGCTGCTGCATTTCCCGCAGGATATACTGCATCTCCGTACGCAGCTTCAGGTCAAGCGCGGACAACGGCTCGTCCAGCAGCAGCACCTGCGGCTCGTTGACGATCGCGCGGGCAATCGCTACACGCTGTCTTTGTCCGCCGGACATTTCGTTGATCGCGCGCTGTTCGTAACCGACAAGGTTGACGAACCGCAGCGCTTCCTGCACCTTTTGGGTAATGACATCCTTCTTGAGCTTCTTAATGCGCAGTCCGAAAGCCACATTCTCGAATACGTTCAGGTGGGGAAACAGGGCATAATCCTGAAACACCGTGTTCACCTGGCGCTCATTGGCGGGAATGTGGTTGATCATTTTACCGTTTAGATAAATAGAACCTTCAGTCGGTTCGGCAAAACCGGCGATTAGACGCAGAATGGTCGTCTTGCCGCAGCCGGACGGTCCCAGCAGTGTATAAAATTTGCCGCGTTCGATTTCGAAGCTGACACCTTTTAACACGGCCTCCTCATCATCATATTGCTTAGTAACCTGGTCAAAAGAAATAATAGTGCCTTCCGGGGTAGCGATAGCTAACGACCTCCCTTACCTTATGTATTACAAACCATTTACCCTCATCTAACAGCGCACAATCGGCCTTAATAGGCCCAGCACTGCCTCAGCGGCAATTCTGTGCCACTGCTTCAATAGCATTTCACATTATATAGCATATAGGATATATCCCATATATGCGATAGCTAACAACGCTTATAGCCTTTCAGAATCTTAACAAGTTCGTAAAAAATAGCCCTCTTTACGCTGCGTATGAGGTGCTATAATGAAACCGTCTGAAAACACTTTGAAAATTCCTCTTTTTATGAAAGAAGATGACTGAAAATGAACGAGGGGTTACAAGACCGCCTTGAGAAATTTGGATTATCCCTTTATATGATACGGATCACACTGGCTGCTTCACTCTCCTGGGTGGCAGTTCATAGCCTGTACGGTGACCATTACTTATATTTTGCCCCGCTTGCAGCTATTCTGATTACCCAAGGAACGGTTAAAGCCTCGCTTGAAAAAGGCTTATACCGCCTGCTCGGCATTGTGCTCGGCGGAACGGTCAGCCTGATTGTCGGCCGCTTCCTGGATATCGGCATTCTCTCGATCCTGCTGATCCTGCTGCTGGGCATCGGTATTGCCACCGCGTGCCGGATTAATATCCAGGCCGTGTCACAGGTTGGCGTGACCTCTGTTCTCGCGCTTACCTTCTA encodes:
- a CDS encoding type IV toxin-antitoxin system AbiEi family antitoxin domain-containing protein produces the protein MSFENAHQQFIAGHLAGRPPGERRGRLERGHQHAEVLFLRNVWWPLRGDFTKLHPEYEVMDWRGRSYFADFAWLPGHIRLLIEIKGYASHVRDMDRHKFCSELNPETFLQAMGYRVVSFAYDDVEQRPELCISLLRLIMGRYQAAEAPVSRLQLMEQEVIRLAIQLTGTVRPQDVKEHFGIDYKTAVRTLRSLSDKGWLVPSCRGNQERVVRYELAHGVLDYFS
- a CDS encoding 1,4-dihydroxy-6-naphthoate synthase: MTTELNIAFSPCPNDTFVFHAWAHGLVEGAPKLNVTFADIDITNGLAADGAGPEVLKISYAALPWVLERYKLLPCGGALGRGCGPLVLTRKGPGAIKRPEELSGRRIAVPSERSTAYLLFRLWAAQQVPDGPAEIVVMPFDEIMPAVRDGQIDAGLVIHEARFTYPSYGLNLLTDLGSWWESDTGLPIPLGAIIARRDLDHESIAGWIRSSLQYAWDHPTDSREYVLDHAQELSPEVAKSHIDLYVNEFSMNLGDDGYAAISALLNRAAAEGLVPAVDPSQLR
- a CDS encoding DoxX family protein, with protein sequence MVSVGLLLLRLVIGVAFIGHGAQKLFGWFGGYGPKGTGGWMESVGIKPGVAMAVMAGLMELVGGVLFTAGLLTPVAAVLIAATMLGAIIKVHAPNGFWSTANGIEFPLTVLVVAVAVALTGPGAISLDALFFN
- a CDS encoding ABC transporter permease, whose product is MKNKNGIANLYLVLVFVVLYAPIFYLMYYSFNSGGTMHKFEGFTLDYYREVLQDTRLIIIVINTLVIALLSSAIATLLAVIGALAIQRSRSRRSKNALLSLNNVLIVSPDVIIGASFLILFTIAGIKLGFTSVLLSHVAFSVPIAVLMILPHLQEMSPTLTDAARDLGASRLNVLTKVILPIIKPGIFSGFFMALTYSLDDFAVTFFVTGNGYSTLSVEIYSRARQGVSLSINALSTLIFLFTILLVIGYYFLNQQKNKPSAIIAEPVAEAGVPR
- a CDS encoding ABC transporter permease, with protein sequence MNNKGRSYYLIPYYLWIALFVIAPVLLVIYYSLFDLDGHLTLDNYVNFFTPVYMRMMLNSFWYAFLITLFSLLVAYPAAYLLTRTKHKQLWLLLIILPTWINLLLKTYAFIGIFGTFGPVNSFFDLLGLGEQQILFTGFSFVFVSVYIFIPFMILPIFSALEELNLSLVDAARDLGASGWTTFRRVIFPLTVSGVRSGCMAVFIPALSLFMITRLIAGNRVITLGTAIEQHFLVTQDWGMGSTVAVFLIAIMALFMILTGSSRKGVRHEK
- a CDS encoding MarR family winged helix-turn-helix transcriptional regulator, translated to MSDYNELISKTTGSSDEEQASSLKLFVVLSKAYKSLMDHAVKDMKSHGLASAEFMVLEVLYHRTRIPLQQIGEKILVTSGSITYNIDKLEKRGLLKRVPCDEDRRVTYAEITEAGRELFDDIFPRHVASIHGLMGGLNQEEKEQAIGLLKKLGKGV
- a CDS encoding ABC transporter ATP-binding protein — protein: MATPEGTIISFDQVTKQYDDEEAVLKGVSFEIERGKFYTLLGPSGCGKTTILRLIAGFAEPTEGSIYLNGKMINHIPANERQVNTVFQDYALFPHLNVFENVAFGLRIKKLKKDVITQKVQEALRFVNLVGYEQRAINEMSGGQRQRVAIARAIVNEPQVLLLDEPLSALDLKLRTEMQYILREMQQRLGITFIFVTHDQEEALAMSDWIFVMNKGKIEQSGTPNDIYDEPINRFVADFIGESNIVPGVMIEDYLVEWGGQRFECVDAGLKPNESVEIVIRPEDLEIATLEQGKLKVRVDSQLFRGVHYEISCYDESGHEWLVHSTRKAEVGSQIGLYFDPEAIHVMRFGETEEEFDRRLEAYGEVESHEQ
- a CDS encoding class I SAM-dependent methyltransferase translates to MIPAGNSKQNIDRFLGYQDQYDRYRPEAPPMVTSLLSNYLGGRPSVVADIGCGTGLSTFLWKNTADSVIGIEPNPDMLSKAVEKLKQEDEAQSLSFIQGYSNQLPLDSGSVDIITCSQSFHWMEPQSTLQEIARCLRPGGVFAAYDCDWPLMLQADIETRYNLLITAADNLLAELQPESQRAHKWDKEGHLARIQASGHFKFTREIVFHNTETCDAGRYVGLMLSQGGIQTVLKTGSTALDTDLAEFSAAVEAYFDGRTLPVLVSYRMRIGIK
- a CDS encoding ring-cleaving dioxygenase, which gives rise to MTLQTAGIHHITAFVKDAQRNADFYAGILGLRLVKKTINFDAPEVYHLYFGNEQGAPGTIITFFPWVTGRKGRIGGGQVGVTTYAVPAGSLGFWEQRLAAYQIPVTKVTRISESYLSFADYDGLRIELVEREAGPLSTWSFGGVPAEHAIKGFGGAVLYSTDPGKTADTLTRTLGLEQIAEGDGYIRYRSTGDLGNIIDLKAAPVPQGGGGTGTVHHIAWRAKDDAEQLQWGRTVQSHGYQPTPVQDRQYFNAIYFREEGGILFEIATDPPGFARDEDADKLGQKLMLPAWFEPNRAVIEAKLSPFEIREVEVNQL
- a CDS encoding futalosine hydrolase, with translation MEGKIDPHPEAAAGFAAAGENHAPRVLIVTAVAAEREAVLRGLGGSSRFEVLAAGAGTAAAAAGTAAALAAGPYGCVISAGIGGGFPGLAPVGSLAVASEMIAADLGAETPEGFRSAAELGFGSVSVPADSGTAEALAAALAAAGLVVSTGPVLTVSTATGTAGTAAALAARHPGAVAEAMEGHGVAVAAHRFGIAALELRAISNPVGPRDRAAWKIPEALDALAAAAAILLEVL
- a CDS encoding ABC transporter substrate-binding protein, producing MKQLVNAFLAILLVAFGLMFLGSRLNSAEGYTGGNTLTIYNWGDYIDPDLLEQFEKETGITVIYQTFDSNEAMLTKVEQGGTVFDVVVPSDYAIAKMREENLLLPLDHSKIPNLANIDSRFMDLSFDPGNKYSVPYFWGTVGIIYNPEMTGDIDFSSWDSLWDKRLNNNIFLVDGAREVMGMALNSLHYSVNDTNEEHLQEALSKLNKLSPNVKAIVGDEIKMLLANEEAAVGIVWSGDASEIMDENDKLDYVVPEEGSNKWFDNMVIPKTAANVEGAHKFIDFMLRPEVAAQNAEYVGYSTPNVPALALLPEDISGDERFYPPAAITDRLEVYDNLGKRMLAHYNELFLKFKMNKK